A single Defluviitalea saccharophila DNA region contains:
- a CDS encoding DUF2249 domain-containing protein codes for MSDFAAQVDARIYPPRDKHAVIFETFHNLKSGEKMELLNDHDPRPLHYQMLVEYENQFEWEYLEQGPEVWRVSIGKK; via the coding sequence ATGTCAGACTTCGCTGCTCAAGTAGATGCAAGAATATATCCCCCAAGGGATAAACATGCTGTAATTTTTGAGACCTTTCACAATTTAAAATCCGGTGAAAAAATGGAGTTACTCAATGATCATGATCCCCGCCCCCTACACTATCAAATGTTAGTAGAATATGAAAATCAATTTGAATGGGAATACTTAGAACAAGGTCCGGAAGTATGGCGTGTATCTATAGGTAAAAAGTAA
- a CDS encoding citrate transporter, with the protein MVNLTPLHFVYFVIVLVVIITMAFKKDTVLPCILGIFLVGFMYSGSVVKGIQAVYNALIAAGNEFWSIILVISLVVAMSRALRDIGADELMMLPIKKLMINPSVTFFALGFVMLFFSWFIWPSPAIALVGAIMLPAALKAGLPPIWAAVAMNIFGHGIGLSGDYFIQGAPAITAKAANIDNPLTLIHASFPLWLVMSVVTVGASFFMMKKDLKNYTPQKEEPAKLKASEALKPTIGVYFVSILTPLAFLLDIYIMYKYKLKGGDATALVGGTAVLIMVFVSIINHHFVDSFEKITDYVREGFIFGIKIFAPVIIIGAFFFLGNEENAKIILGPDATGLLSDMGLYLSDKIALSKFSVAFIQIIVGIITGLDGSGFSGLPLLGSLAQTFSFAMDINKEVLASLGQISTVWVGGGTIIPWGIIPVAAICNVEPLELARKNLLPVIIGFVATFITALFFL; encoded by the coding sequence ATGGTAAATTTAACCCCTTTACATTTCGTATATTTTGTCATTGTACTCGTTGTCATCATCACCATGGCCTTTAAAAAAGACACCGTACTGCCCTGTATTCTTGGAATATTTTTAGTCGGTTTTATGTATTCCGGCAGCGTAGTAAAGGGTATTCAGGCGGTATATAATGCATTAATTGCAGCCGGCAACGAGTTTTGGAGCATTATTCTTGTCATATCTTTGGTGGTGGCGATGTCCCGTGCCCTAAGGGATATTGGAGCGGACGAACTGATGATGCTGCCCATTAAAAAACTCATGATTAATCCAAGTGTGACGTTTTTTGCACTTGGATTTGTCATGCTCTTCTTTTCCTGGTTTATCTGGCCTTCTCCGGCGATAGCATTGGTAGGAGCCATTATGCTTCCTGCAGCACTAAAAGCAGGACTTCCTCCCATTTGGGCTGCGGTAGCCATGAATATCTTCGGTCACGGAATCGGTTTATCCGGGGACTATTTTATTCAAGGAGCGCCAGCCATTACAGCCAAAGCAGCAAATATCGATAACCCTCTTACATTAATTCACGCCAGCTTCCCCCTTTGGCTGGTAATGAGTGTGGTCACTGTCGGTGCTAGCTTCTTTATGATGAAAAAAGATCTTAAAAATTATACTCCTCAAAAAGAAGAACCTGCAAAATTAAAAGCCTCTGAAGCTTTAAAGCCTACGATCGGCGTTTATTTTGTCTCTATTTTAACTCCCCTGGCCTTCCTTTTAGATATTTATATTATGTACAAATATAAGCTAAAAGGAGGAGATGCTACAGCATTGGTAGGAGGAACCGCGGTATTGATCATGGTTTTTGTATCCATTATTAATCATCATTTTGTAGATTCCTTTGAAAAGATAACCGACTATGTCAGAGAAGGTTTTATTTTTGGTATAAAAATCTTTGCTCCGGTAATCATCATAGGTGCGTTTTTCTTTTTAGGAAATGAAGAAAATGCAAAAATCATTCTTGGTCCCGATGCCACCGGATTATTGTCCGATATGGGACTTTATCTGTCGGATAAAATTGCCCTGTCTAAATTCTCTGTAGCCTTTATTCAGATTATTGTAGGGATTATAACCGGTCTTGACGGTTCAGGATTTTCCGGACTTCCTTTGCTCGGTTCTCTGGCTCAAACCTTTTCTTTTGCAATGGACATCAACAAAGAAGTGCTCGCCTCCTTAGGTCAAATCAGTACCGTTTGGGTAGGGGGAGGAACCATTATTCCCTGGGGCATCATACCGGTAGCTGCCATATGTAATGTGGAGCCCTTAGAACTTGCCAGAAAAAATCTTCTGCCTGTAATCATAGGATTTGTAGCCACTTTTATTACGGCATTATTTTTCTTATAA
- a CDS encoding PAS domain-containing sensor histidine kinase, which produces MCDDIKENTFEDNEERYKNLVQVLPELVFIHDDKRIFYCNQSAANMTGVQDTKELLDTSILEMVPSKMQYSFRNFIMKSLEEDIEPTYFQTKFMDKNGEIKYVEIITTKYNFQGYPALLSVVRDITHVRKINDLEKDIEQSKRLLDDALEYDKMKTEYFATISHELRTPLNVILAAIQLLKLESDQENKYMKMMQQNCFRLLRLVNNIIDMTRIEANYFDIKVQSFDIIKLIKSTVLSVSEYTNKKGINLFFNTNVEEKMILCDPDQMERIILNLLSNSIKFTQRGGNIWVSVYDYGKKINIIVKDDGIGIPQDKQEYIFNRFHQVDKSFTRKHEGSGLGLFLVKALVEKHKGEIIVRSELGKGSEFIIEIPCDTFLETENIPYFPNEYSNYYYNGEKIPIELSDIY; this is translated from the coding sequence ATGTGTGATGATATTAAAGAGAATACATTCGAGGACAATGAAGAAAGGTATAAGAATTTAGTTCAGGTTTTACCGGAATTGGTTTTCATTCATGATGACAAACGCATATTTTATTGTAATCAATCTGCTGCCAATATGACTGGAGTCCAAGATACTAAGGAGCTTTTAGATACATCCATATTGGAAATGGTTCCTTCCAAAATGCAGTACAGTTTCAGAAACTTTATTATGAAATCACTAGAAGAGGATATAGAGCCTACTTATTTTCAAACGAAGTTCATGGATAAAAACGGTGAAATTAAATACGTGGAGATTATTACGACCAAATATAATTTTCAGGGGTATCCGGCTCTGTTATCTGTAGTAAGAGACATTACTCATGTTAGAAAGATTAATGACTTGGAAAAGGATATAGAACAAAGCAAAAGACTACTGGATGATGCTCTGGAATACGATAAGATGAAAACGGAATACTTTGCAACTATTTCCCATGAGCTAAGAACCCCCCTCAATGTTATTCTTGCCGCCATTCAATTGCTAAAGCTGGAATCGGATCAAGAGAATAAATATATGAAAATGATGCAGCAGAATTGCTTCAGATTACTAAGACTTGTTAATAATATCATCGATATGACACGGATTGAAGCCAATTATTTTGATATCAAAGTTCAAAGCTTTGATATCATTAAGCTGATAAAATCTACTGTACTGTCTGTTTCAGAGTATACAAACAAGAAGGGTATAAACTTATTTTTTAATACTAATGTCGAAGAAAAGATGATTCTTTGTGATCCCGATCAAATGGAACGTATTATTTTAAATCTGCTTTCCAACTCTATAAAATTTACTCAAAGAGGCGGGAATATTTGGGTAAGTGTTTACGATTATGGGAAAAAGATCAATATTATTGTTAAAGATGACGGTATAGGGATTCCTCAGGATAAGCAGGAATATATTTTTAACAGATTTCATCAGGTAGATAAATCGTTTACAAGAAAGCATGAAGGAAGCGGTTTAGGCTTATTTCTTGTTAAAGCATTGGTTGAAAAGCACAAGGGAGAAATAATAGTAAGAAGTGAGCTGGGCAAGGGAAGTGAATTTATTATAGAAATTCCTTGTGATACCTTTTTAGAAACAGAGAACATACCATATTTCCCAAATGAGTATAGCAACTATTATTATAATGGAGAAAAAATTCCAATAGAGTTATCGGATATTTATTAA
- a CDS encoding FAD-dependent oxidoreductase yields MAKVIVIGGGWAGCAAAISAAKAGGEVTLLERTDMLLGTGLVGGIMRNNGRFTAAEEMIALGGGDLFKICDENARHKNISFPGHHHANLYDIADTHGTVLKYIEQMGIKIVFQSRVTKVSVENESIVSVTDEQGRIFEGDAFIDTTGTAGPMNNCTKYGNGCAMCILRCPSFGGRVSIAGLAGLKEMVGKKANGSVGAMSGSCKLYKESLSPEIQEELNTKGVCVVPIPDDLIEDHLDVKACQQYALEAFKANIILLDTGHAKLMSPYFALERLRKIPGFENARYEDPYAGGKGNSMRYFAMAYRDNYLKVEGLNNLFCGGEKAGLLVGHTEAIVTGTLAGHNSVRYALGLELLQLPKELAVGDAIAYVKRAMETEEGMGKKYTFSGSVYFERMKELGLYTTDIHEIKNKVASLSLEDIFNRNLAI; encoded by the coding sequence ATGGCTAAGGTTATCGTAATAGGCGGGGGCTGGGCAGGCTGTGCTGCTGCCATCAGTGCCGCTAAAGCCGGCGGTGAAGTTACTTTATTAGAAAGAACGGATATGCTTCTTGGGACAGGCCTTGTGGGAGGCATTATGCGAAATAACGGCAGATTTACTGCGGCAGAAGAAATGATTGCCCTGGGCGGCGGAGACTTATTTAAAATATGTGATGAAAATGCAAGGCATAAAAATATTAGCTTTCCGGGCCATCATCATGCCAATTTATATGATATTGCAGATACCCACGGAACTGTCCTTAAATACATAGAACAAATGGGAATTAAAATTGTTTTTCAATCCAGAGTTACTAAAGTTTCAGTAGAGAATGAATCTATTGTATCTGTTACAGATGAACAGGGACGAATTTTCGAAGGAGATGCTTTTATTGATACAACAGGAACCGCAGGACCTATGAACAACTGTACAAAGTATGGAAACGGCTGTGCGATGTGCATTCTTAGATGCCCCAGCTTCGGAGGCAGAGTAAGTATTGCAGGACTTGCCGGACTGAAAGAAATGGTGGGCAAAAAAGCCAATGGAAGTGTAGGAGCAATGAGCGGCTCATGTAAATTATATAAGGAATCCCTTTCACCAGAAATCCAGGAGGAATTAAATACAAAGGGCGTATGTGTCGTTCCTATCCCTGATGACTTAATCGAAGACCATCTGGATGTTAAGGCATGTCAGCAATATGCCTTAGAAGCATTTAAAGCCAATATCATTCTATTGGATACTGGTCATGCAAAACTAATGTCTCCCTACTTTGCCTTAGAAAGATTAAGAAAAATCCCCGGATTTGAAAATGCCAGATATGAAGATCCTTACGCAGGGGGAAAAGGAAACTCCATGAGATATTTTGCCATGGCCTATAGGGATAATTACCTTAAAGTAGAAGGCTTAAATAATCTATTCTGTGGGGGAGAAAAAGCAGGTCTTTTGGTAGGACACACAGAAGCAATTGTGACCGGCACACTGGCAGGACATAATAGCGTGCGATACGCTTTAGGTCTTGAGCTTCTTCAATTGCCGAAAGAACTTGCCGTAGGAGATGCGATTGCTTACGTTAAGCGTGCCATGGAAACTGAAGAAGGCATGGGCAAAAAATATACCTTTTCAGGTTCTGTATACTTTGAAAGAATGAAAGAACTCGGTCTATATACCACCGATATTCATGAAATTAAAAACAAAGTAGCCTCACTATCCCTAGAGGATATATTTAATAGAAACCTTGCTATTTAA
- a CDS encoding NADH peroxidase yields MKKFICTICGYVYEGDEAPEKCPQCSAPKDKFVEQKATDLAWADEHRIGVAKDVDPEVLEGLRQNFIGECTEVGMYLAMSRQADREGYPEVAEAYKRIAWEEAEHAAKFAELLGEVVANDTKKNLQMRVDAEHGACQGKKDLATRAKQLNYDAIHDTVHEMCKDEARHGAAFAGLLKRYFA; encoded by the coding sequence ATGAAAAAATTTATTTGCACAATCTGTGGTTATGTTTATGAAGGAGACGAAGCACCAGAAAAATGTCCTCAATGCAGTGCTCCAAAAGATAAGTTTGTAGAACAAAAAGCTACTGATTTAGCTTGGGCTGACGAACATCGTATCGGCGTAGCTAAGGATGTTGATCCTGAAGTTTTGGAAGGATTAAGACAAAACTTCATCGGTGAATGTACTGAAGTAGGAATGTACTTAGCTATGTCTCGTCAAGCAGATAGAGAAGGATATCCTGAAGTAGCTGAAGCTTATAAGAGAATTGCCTGGGAAGAAGCTGAACATGCTGCTAAGTTTGCAGAACTTTTAGGTGAAGTAGTTGCGAACGATACAAAGAAAAATCTTCAAATGAGAGTGGATGCAGAACACGGCGCTTGCCAAGGCAAAAAAGACCTTGCTACAAGAGCAAAACAATTAAACTATGACGCTATCCATGATACCGTTCATGAAATGTGTAAAGATGAAGCAAGACACGGAGCTGCCTTCGCAGGATTATTAAAAAGATATTTTGCATAA
- a CDS encoding glutamate--cysteine ligase, with product MNWNFTELLNLFSGHNKAKLLLDGTWGIERETPRVTPTGDLALTEHPKALEDKLEHPNITTDFSESQIEIITDPYPDIEETYRNLKAIHLEVEKVLENEYLWPMSMPPRLPKEEDIPIAKFNASKEGRKRTIYRNGLALRYGKKMQMICGLHYNFAFGEAIMDYLFQHYGQNKSKREFTDEIYFAVARNFLKYRWLLIYLFGASPVFHSSYKPALDMKLEAATSLRVSPFGYGNTFQKGNLVTYNTLSQYLEDVRELLTTKCEEFAKLGIYRGNEQVQLNDHILQDEGELYSFVRFKQSLQKDETQITALEKRGVKYIEVRILDINPFDPAGISIEQLYFMQIFMLFCLFEDRSPVPREILEEADRNHDAVALYGRQKHLMLEDYENQKITLQDWAEAIFEKLKMIAVYMDQPSKDKKYELVIHEEYEIIRDISKLPSSKICEGIKKCGGDYLQFGMERAVLNKINL from the coding sequence ATGAATTGGAATTTCACAGAGCTATTAAATTTATTTAGTGGTCACAATAAAGCTAAGCTCCTACTTGACGGAACATGGGGGATTGAAAGAGAGACCCCAAGGGTCACTCCCACAGGAGATCTTGCCCTGACGGAACATCCGAAGGCATTGGAAGATAAACTTGAACATCCGAATATCACTACGGATTTTTCTGAAAGTCAAATAGAGATCATTACAGACCCTTATCCTGATATAGAGGAAACCTACCGGAATTTAAAAGCGATACATCTTGAGGTGGAAAAGGTCCTTGAAAATGAATACTTATGGCCTATGAGCATGCCCCCAAGACTGCCGAAGGAAGAAGATATTCCCATAGCAAAATTTAATGCCTCTAAAGAAGGAAGAAAAAGAACCATTTATAGAAATGGTTTGGCCCTGCGATACGGGAAAAAGATGCAAATGATCTGTGGTCTTCATTACAATTTTGCCTTTGGCGAAGCAATCATGGATTATTTATTTCAGCATTATGGTCAGAATAAAAGTAAGAGAGAATTTACGGATGAAATATACTTTGCGGTAGCGAGAAATTTCCTTAAATACCGATGGTTATTGATTTATCTTTTTGGAGCTTCCCCCGTTTTCCATTCCAGTTACAAACCCGCACTGGATATGAAGCTGGAAGCTGCCACTTCCCTAAGGGTGAGTCCGTTTGGCTATGGAAATACATTTCAGAAGGGAAATTTGGTGACTTATAATACATTATCACAGTATCTTGAAGATGTAAGAGAATTGCTGACTACAAAATGCGAAGAATTTGCGAAACTGGGGATTTATAGAGGAAATGAACAAGTCCAGCTTAATGATCATATCTTACAGGATGAAGGGGAATTATACTCCTTTGTGAGATTTAAGCAAAGCCTTCAAAAAGACGAAACTCAGATTACGGCCCTTGAAAAAAGAGGAGTAAAATATATAGAAGTTCGGATTTTAGATATCAATCCTTTTGATCCGGCAGGTATTTCTATTGAACAATTATACTTTATGCAAATCTTTATGCTCTTTTGTCTTTTTGAAGATCGTTCGCCGGTTCCCCGAGAAATTTTAGAAGAAGCTGATAGAAATCATGACGCAGTGGCCCTTTACGGAAGGCAAAAGCATTTAATGCTGGAGGATTACGAGAATCAAAAAATAACTCTGCAGGACTGGGCAGAAGCAATCTTTGAAAAGCTTAAAATGATTGCGGTTTATATGGATCAACCCAGTAAGGATAAAAAATATGAACTGGTCATTCATGAAGAGTATGAAATAATAAGGGATATTTCCAAGCTGCCCTCTTCAAAAATCTGTGAAGGTATTAAGAAGTGTGGGGGAGATTATCTGCAATTTGGCATGGAAAGAGCTGTCCTAAATAAAATAAATCTATAA
- a CDS encoding methyl-accepting chemotaxis protein — translation MKSIRKQLISVMLLLVIIPFIISNVVGYIFISKGFKESLEENNKMLAIAIADNVRGFIDKAYSTTEEIANLKDVKNFLVEEQKNILVDTATRHPYFDLLYIQGTDGMQTARSAGEVGDRSGRWWFKQMMEDQQPFVSASYYSVNGNVPVTSIFFPIYNVSKLVGVMGSDIKLDALQTMVEKFSKGNNSYSYIIDGEGIVIAHPDKQQVSELYNYKTLKKTLLVKDENGNILKDENGNQLTELQDINVPEKLKEITEKALNGETGVAEYVDSEGEAVISAYSTIDLPGISDNWGVITVQKKDDAMAIFTNVQRKNLLTAFVLILVVILIAYWIANGISRPITSVVQLMEMAAQGDLTVSSSYKSKTEIGRLSTSFSHMIANVRDLIKKIDELGKQVFSSSEILSATTEETTASIDSISQAITAVANGANEQAKDIDDGAKEVSALAEEIEAISYQVSQSREDSQLIHEANIKGLEAMERLETKNHESNTVRKNVDNIVEQLNHKANEITSIVETIVGISKQTNLLALNAAIEASRAGEAGQGFAVVAEEVRKLAEDTSEASNNVKKIILDIQQDVKKTQDAMVIFKVVSEEQSQAVVHSKDIFTEISNGIQVIVNRINDITTGLQNVKNGKEKVLSSIQDISAVSEETAASSEQASASMEQQIAAAEQVGNLADELHKMATQLSTAIHRFKF, via the coding sequence ATGAAGTCAATTAGAAAACAACTCATTTCTGTAATGTTATTATTAGTTATTATTCCATTTATTATTTCTAATGTAGTAGGTTATATTTTTATTTCTAAAGGGTTTAAAGAGTCTTTGGAAGAGAATAATAAAATGCTTGCTATTGCTATAGCGGATAATGTACGAGGGTTTATAGACAAGGCATATAGTACAACAGAAGAAATCGCAAATTTAAAAGATGTAAAAAATTTTTTGGTAGAGGAACAAAAGAATATATTAGTCGATACAGCAACAAGGCACCCGTACTTTGACTTGCTTTACATCCAAGGTACAGATGGAATGCAGACGGCTCGCTCGGCAGGAGAGGTAGGAGATCGCTCAGGCAGATGGTGGTTTAAACAAATGATGGAGGATCAGCAGCCCTTTGTAAGTGCGTCATATTACTCTGTCAATGGGAATGTTCCTGTTACATCCATTTTCTTCCCTATATATAATGTCTCAAAATTAGTGGGGGTTATGGGTTCGGATATTAAATTAGATGCCCTTCAAACAATGGTTGAAAAATTTAGTAAAGGAAACAATAGTTACTCATACATCATTGACGGTGAAGGCATCGTTATAGCTCATCCGGACAAGCAGCAGGTATCAGAACTATATAATTATAAAACCTTGAAAAAGACCCTTTTAGTAAAGGATGAAAACGGGAATATCCTAAAAGACGAAAATGGGAATCAATTAACGGAACTTCAAGATATTAATGTACCGGAAAAACTTAAAGAAATTACTGAGAAAGCTCTAAATGGAGAAACAGGGGTTGCTGAGTATGTAGATAGCGAAGGGGAAGCAGTAATAAGTGCTTACAGTACAATTGATTTGCCAGGGATTTCAGATAACTGGGGAGTTATTACGGTACAGAAAAAAGATGATGCCATGGCTATTTTTACTAATGTGCAAAGGAAAAATCTGCTTACAGCTTTCGTTCTCATTTTAGTGGTCATCTTGATTGCTTATTGGATTGCTAATGGAATTAGTCGACCGATTACAAGTGTTGTACAGTTAATGGAGATGGCGGCTCAGGGAGATTTAACCGTTAGCAGCAGCTATAAGTCTAAAACCGAAATAGGCAGATTGAGCACAAGCTTTAGTCATATGATAGCCAATGTGCGAGATCTGATAAAGAAAATAGATGAACTAGGAAAGCAAGTATTTTCATCATCGGAAATCTTATCTGCTACTACAGAAGAGACAACAGCCTCTATAGACAGTATTAGCCAGGCGATAACTGCGGTAGCTAATGGTGCCAACGAACAGGCTAAAGATATAGATGATGGGGCAAAGGAAGTCTCAGCCCTTGCAGAAGAAATAGAAGCAATATCTTATCAAGTAAGCCAAAGCAGAGAAGATTCGCAACTTATCCATGAAGCGAATATTAAAGGTTTAGAAGCTATGGAGCGTTTAGAAACTAAAAATCATGAAAGCAATACAGTTAGAAAAAATGTAGATAATATCGTAGAACAATTAAATCATAAGGCGAATGAAATCACTTCGATTGTAGAAACTATTGTGGGAATATCTAAACAAACCAATCTTCTAGCACTCAATGCTGCTATTGAGGCATCCAGGGCAGGGGAAGCAGGACAAGGATTTGCCGTTGTTGCCGAAGAAGTGAGAAAACTTGCTGAAGATACAAGTGAAGCAAGCAATAATGTTAAAAAAATCATATTAGATATTCAGCAGGATGTAAAAAAGACTCAAGATGCAATGGTAATCTTTAAAGTGGTTAGTGAAGAACAGAGCCAGGCAGTGGTTCATTCAAAAGACATATTCACTGAAATATCCAACGGTATTCAAGTGATTGTAAACAGAATCAATGATATTACAACCGGTCTGCAAAATGTAAAAAACGGCAAGGAAAAAGTTTTATCATCGATACAAGATATTTCAGCTGTATCAGAAGAGACAGCAGCGAGTTCAGAGCAGGCTTCGGCATCCATGGAACAACAAATTGCTGCGGCAGAACAAGTAGGGAATTTAGCCGACGAATTACACAAGATGGCTACACAACTTTCAACGGCGATTCACAGATTTAAATTTTAG
- the gshAB gene encoding bifunctional glutamate--cysteine ligase GshA/glutathione synthetase GshB, with protein MADISNEKLELSTEILIKEARNRNIQVDILDAGDNFIRLKKGDKVEYIKQATKTSLDSYIAPLIMENKLVTKIILEENGFNVPKGITIKSKEEAETHWKDFCTKGVVIKPKNTNFGIGITILLDNYSKEQYIKGVESALEHDNTVLIEEYVPGKEYRFLVLGDEVAGILHRIPANVEGDGIHTIEELVEEKNKNPIRGEGHLTPFEKINLGKVEIDFLASQGRTVKDIPKEGETVYLRENSNISTGGESIDFTDDIIQDYKDIAVGTTKAVGAKICGVDMIIQDIYAKPNANNHSIIELNFNPAIYIHDLPYVGKNRYVEKKLLDLLGF; from the coding sequence ATGGCTGATATAAGCAATGAAAAATTGGAACTTTCTACAGAAATCCTTATAAAAGAAGCCCGAAACAGGAACATCCAGGTAGATATTCTGGATGCCGGAGATAATTTTATAAGATTAAAAAAAGGGGACAAGGTAGAATATATTAAACAAGCCACGAAGACCTCTCTGGATAGTTATATTGCCCCTCTGATAATGGAAAATAAATTGGTTACTAAAATTATATTAGAAGAGAATGGATTTAACGTACCAAAGGGAATAACAATTAAAAGTAAAGAAGAAGCCGAAACCCACTGGAAAGACTTTTGTACTAAAGGGGTTGTGATTAAGCCTAAAAATACCAACTTCGGAATAGGCATTACCATTCTTTTAGATAATTATTCTAAGGAACAATATATTAAAGGGGTAGAGTCGGCATTAGAACACGATAATACAGTATTAATTGAAGAATATGTACCGGGAAAAGAATACCGCTTCTTAGTGTTGGGAGATGAGGTAGCAGGGATTTTGCATCGTATACCTGCCAATGTAGAGGGAGATGGCATCCATACCATAGAAGAACTGGTAGAGGAGAAAAATAAAAACCCCATACGAGGGGAAGGGCATCTTACGCCTTTTGAGAAAATCAACCTTGGAAAAGTTGAAATCGACTTTTTAGCTTCTCAGGGACGAACGGTTAAAGATATCCCAAAAGAGGGAGAGACTGTTTATCTGCGGGAAAACTCCAATATAAGCACCGGAGGAGAAAGTATTGACTTTACCGATGACATCATACAAGACTACAAAGATATTGCCGTCGGCACAACAAAAGCAGTGGGGGCAAAGATTTGCGGAGTGGATATGATTATTCAGGATATTTACGCGAAACCTAATGCAAACAATCACAGCATCATAGAGTTAAACTTTAATCCCGCTATTTATATACATGATTTGCCGTATGTAGGCAAAAACAGATATGTGGAGAAAAAATTATTGGATTTATTAGGATTTTAA
- a CDS encoding DNA polymerase IV: protein MTDYHRTIMHIDVNSAYLSWESVYRLQHGSTLDLREIPSVVGGDPVSRHGIVLAKSIPAKKYKIKTGESIFSALQKCPSLVIVPPRYDLYLQCSNSLIQLLEEYSPAIQRYSVDECFLDYTNMECHFGSPLSAAHAIKERIKTELGFTVNIGISSNKLLAKMASDFEKPDKIHTLYPHEIGEKMWPLPVEDLFMVGRATAPKLRRLGIYTIGELAKANPKFLYQHLKSHGILVWNFANGIENSSVTKEKSAPVKGIGNSTTISFDVTDRRTAHLILLSLVETVAMRLRNEECCAKLISIYIKTNDFRHYSHQRKIETATDCTNHIFKYACKLFDEAWKGEPIRHLGVRVSELCSNQFAQLSLFDASDTQKQKAVDKSIDALRLRYGSRVVFRASFLHSRLKPITGGVMEEDYPIMSSIL from the coding sequence GTGACTGATTATCACCGTACGATTATGCACATTGATGTAAACTCTGCCTATTTAAGCTGGGAAAGTGTCTATAGATTGCAGCACGGAAGTACTTTGGATCTACGGGAGATTCCTTCCGTTGTAGGAGGCGATCCTGTCTCGAGACACGGGATTGTCCTTGCCAAATCTATTCCTGCGAAAAAATATAAAATTAAAACCGGGGAGTCCATATTTTCAGCCCTGCAGAAATGCCCGAGTCTCGTTATCGTTCCTCCCCGTTATGATTTATATCTCCAGTGCAGCAATAGCCTGATACAATTACTTGAAGAGTACTCCCCGGCTATTCAGCGATACAGTGTAGATGAATGTTTCCTTGATTATACCAATATGGAATGTCATTTTGGCTCTCCTCTGTCAGCTGCCCATGCTATAAAAGAACGTATCAAGACCGAATTAGGATTCACAGTGAATATCGGAATATCCAGCAATAAATTATTGGCTAAAATGGCCTCAGACTTTGAAAAACCGGACAAAATACATACTCTGTATCCCCATGAAATAGGCGAAAAAATGTGGCCCCTGCCTGTAGAAGATTTATTTATGGTGGGCAGAGCTACTGCTCCGAAACTTCGTAGATTGGGCATCTATACCATCGGAGAACTGGCAAAAGCAAATCCTAAATTTTTATACCAACATCTTAAAAGCCATGGTATCTTAGTATGGAATTTCGCCAATGGCATTGAAAATTCTTCGGTAACAAAAGAAAAGTCCGCCCCTGTAAAAGGTATAGGCAATTCAACCACTATTTCCTTTGATGTCACCGACAGAAGGACAGCCCATTTAATTCTGCTCTCCTTAGTTGAAACAGTGGCCATGCGACTTAGAAATGAAGAATGTTGTGCGAAACTGATTTCCATATATATTAAAACCAATGACTTTAGACATTATTCCCATCAGCGAAAAATCGAAACGGCAACGGACTGTACCAATCATATTTTTAAATATGCCTGTAAATTATTTGACGAAGCATGGAAAGGAGAACCCATAAGGCATCTAGGGGTACGGGTATCCGAGCTGTGCAGCAATCAATTTGCTCAGCTATCCTTATTTGATGCCTCCGATACCCAAAAACAAAAAGCCGTTGACAAAAGTATAGACGCTCTGCGGCTTCGCTATGGTTCTCGCGTAGTTTTTAGAGCCAGTTTCCTTCACTCCCGTCTAAAACCCATTACGGGAGGGGTTATGGAAGAAGATTATCCGATAATGTCCAGCATTCTATAG